From Nguyenibacter vanlangensis, one genomic window encodes:
- a CDS encoding DMT family transporter, protein MPNPFVRLLPLIAAIAILSWASAYPVVRIALRDLPPVPLAAMRYSVAAVLAAAWLAWARPPLPAPRDLPRILACGVIGIALYNVLFNSGEVTVSAGAASLLISAAPLMAALIAVATMGETLSRWGWGGSLLSFAGVVLIAQGQIGGIAFGSGATLVFGAAVCGALYTSLQKRLVVRYGALPSISYILLAGALCLLPWLPQALAIMPHAPARCWAAVLELGIFPAAIGYAAWAFVIGHMGAARGAGLLYLLPPATLVLAFVLTGEIPSPRTLIGGAIVMAGVVLTNMYGRARPA, encoded by the coding sequence ATGCCCAACCCCTTCGTCCGCCTGCTTCCCCTGATCGCCGCGATCGCCATCCTGTCCTGGGCCAGCGCCTATCCGGTGGTGCGCATCGCCTTGCGCGACCTGCCGCCCGTGCCCCTGGCGGCGATGCGCTACAGCGTGGCGGCGGTGCTGGCGGCCGCTTGGCTGGCCTGGGCGCGCCCGCCGCTGCCGGCGCCGCGCGACCTGCCGCGCATCCTGGCCTGCGGCGTGATCGGCATCGCGCTGTACAATGTCCTGTTCAACAGCGGCGAGGTCACGGTATCGGCCGGCGCCGCCAGCCTGCTCATCAGCGCCGCCCCCCTCATGGCCGCGCTGATCGCGGTGGCGACCATGGGCGAGACCCTGTCGCGCTGGGGCTGGGGGGGATCGCTGCTCAGCTTCGCGGGGGTGGTGCTGATCGCCCAGGGGCAGATCGGCGGCATCGCGTTCGGCTCGGGGGCGACCCTGGTCTTCGGCGCGGCCGTCTGCGGCGCGCTTTATACCTCGCTGCAGAAAAGGCTGGTGGTGCGGTACGGCGCCCTGCCCAGCATCAGCTACATCCTGCTGGCCGGCGCGCTGTGCCTGCTGCCCTGGCTGCCGCAGGCCCTGGCCATCATGCCGCACGCCCCCGCGCGCTGCTGGGCGGCGGTGCTGGAACTGGGCATCTTCCCCGCGGCGATCGGCTATGCCGCCTGGGCCTTCGTCATCGGCCATATGGGGGCGGCGCGCGGGGCCGGGCTGCTCTATCTGCTGCCGCCGGCCACCCTGGTGCTGGCCTTCGTCCTGACCGGCGAGATCCCCAGCCCACGCACCCTGATCGGCGGCGCGATCGTCATGGCCGGGGTCGTGCTGACCAACATGTACGGCCGCGCTCGCCCCGCCTGA
- a CDS encoding GNAT family N-acetyltransferase codes for MKNIRNFSIRVDDLTGAPTRALLALHLAGMRAGTPPEHVFALDLSGLRDPAITVWSAWDGAEIAAIGALRTMDDGTGEVKSMRTHPAHLRRGAAAALLDHIIAEARARGMTRLSLETGCGPSFAAALALYRRRGFVDGAAFGSYVPSTFNQFLHLEL; via the coding sequence ATGAAGAATATCCGCAATTTTTCCATTCGCGTCGACGATCTGACCGGCGCGCCGACACGGGCTTTGCTGGCGCTGCATCTGGCGGGCATGCGGGCCGGCACGCCACCCGAACATGTCTTCGCGCTGGATCTGTCCGGTCTGCGCGATCCGGCGATCACGGTCTGGAGCGCGTGGGACGGTGCGGAGATCGCGGCGATCGGGGCCCTGCGGACCATGGATGACGGGACGGGCGAAGTGAAATCCATGCGCACCCACCCCGCGCATTTGCGTCGGGGCGCGGCCGCGGCGCTGCTGGATCATATCATCGCCGAAGCCAGGGCGCGGGGGATGACGCGGCTGAGCCTGGAGACGGGGTGCGGACCGTCCTTCGCGGCGGCGCTGGCGCTGTATCGCCGGCGCGGATTCGTCGATGGGGCGGCGTTCGGGTCTTACGTGCCCAGCACGTTCAACCAGTTCCTGCATCTGGAATTATGA
- a CDS encoding PLP-dependent aminotransferase family protein: MRNKENIDLRAIWHPDLSRRRGPKYLQIIAAMAEDIASGDLPAGARLPPHRVLAWQLGLSPNTTSRAYAEGVKRALLRGEVGRGTFVRVPSSRPTGGEAGDLRRQGHGPVDLSRNLPLAGLAEPHVRRVLDEIARGPGLSAMLDDQTDADLSRHAGAAARWLALCGLEAAPEEIIATNGAQHGLFCTLMALCRPGDLLLVEALSYAPLRGIADRLGLKLRAVAMDAEGLCPASLEETCCGTSPKALYLTPTLQTPTAATLSYERRRAIARIARRHDLILIEDDVFGPLKPDRPVAIAVLAPERTIYVTSLSKCVAPGLRVGYLRAPGKLGPALRHAVNLSIWMTPPVTSEIAARLILDGTAAHLIAAQRHAAARRQRLARRVLSDFDYASDPHGLHIWLPLSAGWRADTFRLAAEGCGVLVAEAQRFAAHPADGPESVRLCLSHEPSETRLHDGLAAIATLLRPPPLTDPMLV; this comes from the coding sequence ATGCGAAACAAGGAAAACATTGATCTGCGCGCAATTTGGCATCCCGATCTGAGCAGGCGGCGCGGACCGAAATATCTGCAGATCATCGCGGCGATGGCCGAGGACATCGCCTCGGGCGACTTGCCCGCGGGCGCGCGCCTGCCGCCGCATCGCGTGCTCGCCTGGCAGCTCGGCCTGTCGCCCAATACGACCAGCCGCGCCTATGCCGAGGGGGTGAAACGCGCCCTGCTGCGCGGTGAGGTCGGGCGCGGCACCTTTGTTCGGGTCCCATCGTCGCGACCCACGGGCGGCGAGGCCGGAGATCTGCGCCGCCAGGGTCATGGTCCTGTCGATTTGTCGCGGAACCTGCCGCTGGCGGGGCTTGCCGAGCCGCATGTCCGCCGCGTGCTCGACGAAATCGCGCGGGGACCCGGGCTGTCCGCCATGCTCGACGACCAGACCGATGCCGATCTTTCGCGGCACGCAGGCGCGGCGGCGCGCTGGCTGGCGCTGTGCGGGCTGGAGGCGGCGCCCGAGGAGATCATCGCGACGAACGGCGCCCAGCACGGGTTGTTCTGCACCCTGATGGCGCTTTGCCGACCCGGAGACCTGCTGCTGGTGGAGGCGCTGAGCTATGCGCCCCTGCGTGGCATCGCCGACCGGCTCGGTTTGAAACTCCGCGCCGTGGCGATGGATGCCGAAGGACTCTGCCCCGCATCGCTGGAAGAGACCTGCTGCGGCACGTCCCCGAAGGCGCTTTACCTCACGCCGACATTGCAGACCCCGACCGCCGCGACGCTGTCGTATGAGCGCCGTCGGGCCATCGCCCGGATCGCGCGGCGTCATGACCTGATCCTGATCGAGGACGACGTCTTCGGTCCGTTGAAGCCCGACCGCCCGGTCGCGATTGCCGTGCTCGCGCCCGAACGGACAATCTATGTCACGAGCCTTTCGAAATGCGTGGCGCCGGGACTGCGTGTCGGCTACCTTCGCGCCCCGGGCAAGCTTGGGCCGGCGCTGCGCCATGCGGTCAATCTCAGCATCTGGATGACACCGCCGGTTACGTCCGAAATCGCGGCGCGGCTCATCCTCGACGGCACTGCCGCGCATCTGATCGCGGCGCAACGTCACGCCGCCGCGCGGCGCCAGCGTCTTGCCCGGCGCGTACTGAGTGATTTTGACTATGCATCCGACCCGCATGGCCTCCATATCTGGCTGCCTCTCTCCGCCGGATGGCGTGCCGACACGTTCCGCCTGGCGGCGGAGGGATGCGGCGTTCTGGTGGCCGAGGCGCAGCGTTTTGCCGCGCATCCCGCCGACGGCCCCGAATCCGTCCGCCTCTGCCTCAGCCATGAACCCAGCGAGACGCGGTTGCACGACGGGCTCGCCGCGATCGCGACGTTGCTCCGTCCGCCACCTTTGACGGATCCCATGCTCGTCTGA
- a CDS encoding DMT family transporter, whose amino-acid sequence MSPHAAPKGIALSFGCLVLLGIMPIISNSRPDGVGALAFAAALSVWQVVFAAPACVLEWIRGDRGVFGVAIPPRETGRMAAVALMTGTMFGLSTYLYVLGIEKAGATNAAIAIQAYPLFAILWETLFLKRRKTAAELGLTAVLIGTLYYLGTGGTGRAATLSVWFLASLAVPLLWSVAHVIIKEELGRTPVTPVQVTFVRVAISTLFLLALLAATTGRSVLPALVAAVSQPTAILMGLAYYLELIVWFHAIRHIDVSLASSITTPWPTLTLALAVPFLGERIAPYQIGALVLVVLCIYGLTWAGLRKAAAARAVEASPS is encoded by the coding sequence ATGTCGCCCCACGCCGCCCCGAAGGGCATCGCGCTTTCCTTCGGCTGCCTCGTTCTTCTGGGGATCATGCCCATCATTTCCAACTCCCGCCCCGACGGGGTCGGCGCTCTCGCCTTCGCGGCGGCGCTCTCCGTCTGGCAGGTCGTCTTCGCGGCGCCGGCTTGCGTGCTGGAATGGATACGAGGCGACAGGGGCGTCTTCGGTGTCGCCATTCCCCCGCGCGAGACGGGACGCATGGCTGCCGTCGCGCTGATGACCGGGACGATGTTCGGCCTGTCGACGTATCTCTACGTGCTGGGGATCGAGAAGGCCGGCGCCACGAACGCGGCCATCGCCATTCAGGCCTATCCGCTCTTTGCCATCCTGTGGGAGACGCTGTTCCTCAAGCGGCGCAAGACCGCGGCGGAACTGGGCCTGACGGCGGTCCTGATCGGAACCCTCTATTATCTTGGAACCGGTGGAACGGGACGGGCGGCGACTCTCTCGGTCTGGTTTCTGGCCTCGCTCGCTGTCCCGCTCCTGTGGAGCGTCGCCCATGTGATCATCAAGGAGGAACTGGGCCGCACGCCGGTGACGCCGGTGCAGGTCACCTTTGTCCGTGTTGCGATCTCGACCCTCTTCCTCCTCGCCTTGCTCGCCGCCACGACGGGCCGTTCCGTCCTGCCCGCGCTTGTTGCGGCCGTCTCGCAGCCGACGGCGATCCTTATGGGGCTGGCCTATTACCTGGAACTGATCGTGTGGTTCCATGCGATCCGGCATATCGACGTGTCGCTGGCCAGTTCGATCACGACGCCCTGGCCGACGCTGACCTTGGCGCTCGCGGTCCCCTTTTTGGGCGAGAGGATCGCACCATACCAGATCGGAGCACTTGTCCTTGTCGTCCTGTGCATTTACGGGTTGACCTGGGCCGGGCTTCGAAAAGCGGCCGCCGCGCGGGCGGTGGAAGCAAGCCCGTCATGA
- a CDS encoding DPP IV N-terminal domain-containing protein, with the protein MKNALQRGRARRLGRYLALGLPGLVLAAGAAAGAANAASGSGGQCYADLAATRNFTLGLPRHAQPTPDGKSVLFLRSGPRETSLHLWRYDLAGSRAVELARPADGPEKLSVEEKARRERARMSLTGITDFALSDDGTTALVSQGDRLMQVAVAGGQVTDLPGRGWIAPRLSPDGRQVAAVRDNDVYVIGLRTGRTAGRPVRLTRGGSETLTHGLAEFAAAEELSRPDGLWWAPDGQTLLYEEADISGVERHYIADPEHPATPPVEFRYPRAGTANARVRLGLVSRTGGPTRWVAWDSNAFPYLARVVWPKGRGALSLVVLNRAQTEERVLRVDPATGRVATLLTEHDPAWINITPSGEGRGHALPRWLPDGSGFLWAAERGGAWRLELRHADGTLDHAITPPDLPFVSLDDVDAAGGTVTVTANPDRTQNAVYRLGLRGGAPVRLTPEPGLHATSFAEGGHAVFTDAMMGADGSAATVVRDRDGHVLATLPGVAETPTLAPHIQYTRAGALDMDAMIIRPAAFVPGRRYPVVLSVYAGPGYKQVLQAPRQYLESQCLADHGYIVVSLDGRGTPGRDHDWERATKNDLIDLPLRDQADGLAALGKRYAELDLSRVGVYGWSFGGYFTAMATIRRPDVFKVGVAGAPPADFADYDTAYTERYLGTPQDDPQGYAASNVLTYAAQLSRPLLIMHGLTDDNVYFENTMKLTQAFIRAGRPYNLLLLPGTHMLTDPALRTHVDEARESFLAATLKIPTADTMR; encoded by the coding sequence ATGAAGAACGCACTGCAAAGAGGGCGCGCCCGGCGCCTGGGACGATATTTGGCGCTCGGCCTGCCGGGGCTGGTCCTGGCGGCCGGCGCCGCCGCAGGGGCGGCAAACGCCGCGTCCGGGAGCGGAGGGCAATGTTACGCCGATCTGGCGGCGACGCGGAATTTCACCCTGGGCCTGCCGCGCCACGCGCAGCCGACGCCGGACGGGAAATCGGTGCTGTTCCTGCGCAGCGGCCCGCGTGAGACCAGCCTGCATTTGTGGCGCTATGACCTGGCCGGCAGCCGCGCGGTCGAACTTGCGCGGCCGGCGGACGGGCCCGAAAAACTCTCGGTCGAGGAGAAGGCGCGGCGCGAGCGGGCGCGGATGTCGCTGACCGGCATCACCGATTTCGCCCTGTCCGACGACGGGACCACCGCGCTGGTCAGCCAGGGGGACCGGCTGATGCAGGTGGCGGTCGCCGGCGGGCAGGTCACCGACCTGCCGGGCCGGGGCTGGATCGCGCCGCGCCTGTCGCCGGACGGACGGCAGGTCGCGGCGGTGCGCGACAACGACGTGTATGTGATCGGCCTGCGCACCGGACGCACCGCGGGGCGCCCGGTGCGGCTGACGCGCGGCGGCAGCGAGACGCTGACGCACGGGCTGGCCGAATTTGCCGCCGCCGAGGAACTGAGCCGGCCGGACGGGCTGTGGTGGGCGCCCGACGGGCAGACGCTGTTGTACGAGGAAGCCGATATATCCGGCGTCGAGCGCCATTACATCGCCGACCCCGAGCACCCCGCGACCCCGCCGGTCGAATTCCGCTATCCCCGCGCGGGGACGGCGAATGCGCGGGTGCGGCTTGGCCTGGTGTCGCGCACGGGCGGGCCGACGCGCTGGGTGGCGTGGGACAGCAATGCCTTCCCCTATCTGGCGCGGGTGGTCTGGCCGAAAGGCCGCGGCGCCCTGTCGCTGGTGGTGCTGAACCGCGCGCAGACCGAGGAACGCGTGCTGCGCGTCGATCCGGCCACCGGCCGGGTCGCGACGCTGCTGACCGAGCATGATCCGGCCTGGATCAACATCACGCCCTCGGGCGAGGGGCGCGGGCACGCCCTGCCGCGCTGGCTGCCGGATGGCAGCGGCTTTCTGTGGGCAGCCGAGCGTGGCGGCGCATGGCGGCTGGAACTGCGCCATGCCGACGGCACGCTGGACCACGCGATCACGCCGCCGGACCTGCCCTTCGTCTCGCTGGACGATGTGGACGCGGCGGGCGGAACGGTGACCGTCACCGCCAATCCGGACCGGACACAGAACGCGGTCTATCGGCTGGGGCTGCGCGGGGGCGCGCCGGTCAGGCTGACGCCCGAGCCGGGGCTGCACGCCACATCGTTCGCCGAGGGCGGGCATGCGGTCTTTACCGACGCCATGATGGGCGCGGACGGCAGCGCCGCGACCGTGGTGCGCGACCGCGACGGCCATGTGCTGGCCACCCTGCCCGGCGTGGCCGAAACCCCGACCCTGGCGCCGCATATCCAATATACCCGCGCCGGGGCGCTGGACATGGATGCGATGATCATCCGCCCGGCCGCTTTCGTGCCCGGGCGGCGCTATCCGGTCGTGCTGTCGGTCTATGCCGGGCCCGGATACAAGCAGGTGCTGCAGGCGCCGCGCCAATATCTGGAAAGCCAGTGCCTGGCCGATCACGGCTATATCGTCGTCAGCCTGGACGGGCGCGGCACGCCGGGGCGCGACCATGATTGGGAACGGGCGACCAAGAACGACCTGATCGACCTGCCGTTGCGCGACCAGGCCGACGGGCTGGCGGCGCTGGGAAAACGCTATGCCGAACTGGATCTGTCGCGGGTGGGCGTCTATGGCTGGTCGTTCGGCGGGTATTTCACCGCGATGGCGACGATCCGCCGGCCGGATGTCTTCAAGGTGGGGGTCGCGGGCGCGCCGCCGGCGGATTTCGCCGATTACGACACGGCCTATACCGAACGGTATCTGGGCACGCCGCAGGACGATCCGCAGGGCTACGCGGCCAGCAACGTGCTGACCTATGCCGCGCAACTGTCGCGACCGCTGCTGATCATGCACGGGCTGACCGACGACAACGTGTATTTCGAAAACACGATGAAGCTGACGCAGGCTTTCATCCGCGCCGGGCGTCCGTACAACCTGCTGCTGCTGCCGGGCACGCATATGCTGACCGACCCGGCGCTGCGCACGCACGTGGATGAGGCGCGCGAATCCTTCCTGGCGGCAACGCTGAAGATCCCGACCGCCGACACGATGCGCTGA
- a CDS encoding serine aminopeptidase domain-containing protein, translating into MGHAIGHRCLAVRDIAQDAIIELNLLYPSGDAPRLHHVGSYPLELARDGRPVPGPRALVVLSHGDGGTPWVHRDLAIGLARQGFIVAMPKHPGNSLNDNALAGSLSNLENRPRHLRLCVDAALADPMIGTNPAARVAMIGHSMGGYSVLAAAGGQPWSGGAGLSGGPPRPIAVTRDRRIAALVLLAPATRWFGPPGALSGVDMPILMRFAEHDTLIPPRLADIVRQGVPDAGRIACGLVAGAGHFSFLSPFPPHRIRSDFPPSQDPPGFDRAAYQAVLLTEIGEFLRRTMRIDERGVCEA; encoded by the coding sequence ATGGGCCATGCGATCGGCCATCGCTGCCTGGCGGTACGGGACATCGCGCAGGATGCAATCATCGAGCTGAATCTGCTGTACCCGAGCGGGGACGCGCCGCGCCTGCATCATGTCGGGTCGTACCCCCTGGAACTGGCGCGGGACGGGCGACCGGTTCCGGGACCGCGTGCGCTGGTGGTGCTGTCGCATGGCGATGGCGGTACGCCCTGGGTCCATCGCGACCTGGCTATCGGGCTGGCGCGGCAGGGATTCATCGTCGCCATGCCGAAACATCCGGGCAACAGCCTGAATGACAATGCGCTGGCGGGCAGCCTGTCCAATCTGGAAAATCGCCCGCGCCATCTGCGCCTGTGCGTCGATGCCGCCCTGGCCGACCCGATGATCGGGACGAATCCGGCGGCGCGGGTCGCGATGATCGGCCATTCCATGGGTGGCTATTCCGTGCTGGCGGCGGCCGGCGGCCAGCCGTGGAGCGGCGGGGCCGGCCTGTCCGGCGGCCCGCCGCGGCCGATCGCGGTGACGCGGGACCGGCGCATCGCGGCGCTGGTGCTGCTGGCCCCCGCGACGCGATGGTTCGGCCCGCCGGGCGCGCTGTCGGGCGTGGACATGCCGATCCTGATGCGCTTCGCCGAGCACGATACGCTGATCCCGCCCCGGCTGGCCGATATCGTGCGGCAGGGCGTGCCGGATGCCGGGCGCATCGCCTGCGGGCTGGTCGCGGGGGCCGGGCATTTTTCGTTCCTGAGTCCATTTCCACCCCATCGGATCAGGTCGGATTTTCCGCCGTCGCAGGATCCACCGGGTTTCGATCGGGCGGCGTATCAGGCCGTACTATTGACCGAGATCGGGGAGTTCCTGCGCCGGACGATGAGGATCGACGAAAGAGGAGTCTGCGAAGCATGA